A stretch of Rhododendron vialii isolate Sample 1 chromosome 4a, ASM3025357v1 DNA encodes these proteins:
- the LOC131324496 gene encoding small ribosomal subunit protein eS21-like produces MQNEEGQNMDLYIPRKCSATNRLITAKDHASVQVNLGHLDERGIFTGTFSTFALCGYIRAQGDADSALDRLWQKKKVEVRQQ; encoded by the exons ATGCAGAATGAAGAGGGTCAGAACATGGATCTTTATATTCCCAGAAAATG TTCCGCAACAAATAGGCTAATTACTGCCAAGGACCATGCCTCGGTCCAGGTTAACCTTGGGCATTTGGATGAGAGGGGTATTTTTACCGGCACCTTCTCTACTTTTGCTCTTTGCGGTTACATCCGTGCTCAG GGAGATGCGGACAGTGCTCTAGATCGGTTGTGGCAGAAGAAGAAAGTTGAAGTCCGACAGCAGTAG